The Pogona vitticeps strain Pit_001003342236 chromosome 3, PviZW2.1, whole genome shotgun sequence genome includes a window with the following:
- the SERPINI2 gene encoding serpin I2 has product MRTLLLVSFLLTAVGICLMKSHVTRPAAGGSTHFAVDFYRVLSQSRKRENILYSPLGVSLLLRMVHLGAKGKAHHEINVNFKHLFSSGEALELLQTLFAVTSEEKAFTFNLANALYLQEGFLVKEQYLHSNKKLFQTAVKLVNFEDTKASAEAVSTWVEKKTDGKIRNLISSNDLGPLTRLLLVNALFFKGNWKQVFQAEDTTLMTFTKGDRSIIKTPMMHLQLTTKLGIFSDHNVSYQVLELPYEGEEFSFVLILPGEKVTIEEVEQLITAEVMKDWFAVMEEDEVEISLPRFKIEHTMDLKEFLQPLNVTEIFNNGCDLSGITDSADVHISKAIQKVCLEVSEDGTEAAASTGMHVAAIMSLSNKRFVANRPFLFMLKHNLTGSIILMGKLADPDTQLEKGHDTDSL; this is encoded by the exons ATGAGAACACTTTTACTTGTAAGCTTTCTCCTTACTGCTGTTGGGATTTGCCTAATGAAAAGCCACGTAACCAGACCAGCGGCTGGCGGGAGCACACATTTTGCGGTGGATTTCTATCGTGTTCTCTCTCAGTCCAGGAAAAGGGAGAACATTCTCTATTCCCCTCTGGGAGTTTCCTTGCTCCTAAGAATGGTGCATCTAGGAGCCAAGGGGAAAGCACATCATGAGATCA ATGTTAACTTCAAACACTTATTTTCTTCAGGTGAAGCCTTGGAGCTACTCCAGACCTTGTTTGCTGTCACCTCAGAAGAAAAAGCATTTACATTTAATCTTGCCAATGCCCTCTACCTTCAAGAAGGATTCCTGGTGAAAGAACAGTATCTCCATAGCAACAAGAAATTATTTCAGACGGCTGTAAAGCTGGTGAATTTCGAAGACACTAAAGCTTCTGCAGAAGCCGTCAGTACTTGGgtagaaaagaaaacagatg GTAAAATAAGAAATCTTATTTCAAGCAATGATCTTGGTCCCTTGACTCGACTTCTGTTGGTGAATGCCCTTTTCTTCAAGGGTAACTGGAAGCAAGTGTTCCAAGCAGAAGACACTACTCTGATGACTTTCACGAAGGGTGACCGTTCCATAATCAAGACACCAATGATGCATCTTCAGCTGACAACAAAGCTTG GCATTTTTTCTGACCATAATGTGAGCTACCAGGTCCTGGAGCTACCATACGAAGGAGAGGAATTCAGTTTTGTTCTAATCCTCCCTGGAGAAAAAGTGACTATAGAAGAGGTGGAACAACTCATTACAGCCGAAGTGATGAAAGACTGGTTTGCAGTGATGGAAGAGGATGAGGTCGAAATCAGCCTTCCTAG GTTTAAAATAGAGCACACAATGGACTTGAAAGAGTTTCTCCAGCCTCTCAATGTTACTGAGATATTTAATAATGGATGTGACCTTTCTGGAATAACAG ACTCTGCTGATGTACACATTTCTAAGGCCATTCAGAAAGTCTGTCTTGAAGTAAGTGAAGATGGCACTGAAGCGGCAGCATCTACTG GCATGCATGTGGCAGCAATCATGAGCCTGTCCAACAAGCGGTTTGTGGCTAACCGGCCATTCCTGTTTATGCTGAAACACAACCTTACGG